A part of Hemicordylus capensis ecotype Gifberg chromosome 16, rHemCap1.1.pri, whole genome shotgun sequence genomic DNA contains:
- the TAS1R2 gene encoding taste receptor type 1 member 2, producing the protein MRFAVAEINNSSCLLPGVSLGYEMVDVCYLTNTIHPVLYFLSDEHFRITIERNYTHYRPRVLAVIGPDSSPAAVSMAYILSQFLVPQITYSATTEALSNPKVFPAAFRTIPSTEQQIAVMLRLLRRFRWNWVIVVCSDDDYGQQNWQLLRSQASWACIAFQETIPVTRAKQDSRPFKERLEDIVAKIAQSSAKVVLVLTLELPLQSFFQEVIRQNVTELVWIASEAWAIDPDLHNMAGISSVGTIMGVAAQNTPIPGLNEFRTRLPSGSTEGPETPAASPTCNQVCDQCLAVARLYDENIRGTGDRIDFNVYSAVYVVAHALHRLLGCTNMGCHKRTVYPWQLLKEVGRVNFTLLDTTINFDEKGDPPNGFEVIQWQWDVPGLPFKKIATYNSLLGQLHVYDKEIVWRTENNTAPVSICSEQCGPGEKKKLNGQSTCCFQCVKCEAGTFLNKSDNFTCQNCPLDMWSKDGQEKCFMRLVTYLHWKDPVAVALILCSVLGVLVTLGILATFARHSDTPVVKSAGGSLCFLMIASLLVGFCSIPFYIGMPTELKCICRQTVFSICFTVCISCITVRSFQIICAFKMATQLPRAYDAWMKYNGQRVFIATVSLAKVIIVVVNITSHQPAPVEPMVSSDPATLILICNRSYRSAMVVNNAFDMILSFFCFVFAYMGKALPKNYNEAKNTTLCMTCYFISWVSLFLVISFFEGLVVTVFDAAIVLFNLFSISLGYFGLRCYVIFFHPERNTAAFFQTAIQSYTMRQD; encoded by the exons ATGCGCTTCGCCGTGGCGGAGATCAACAACTCCAGCTGCCTCCTGCCGGGCGTCTCCCTGGGGTACGAGATGGTGGATGTCTGCTACCTCACCAACACCATCCACCCCGTCCTTTATTTCCTCTCCGACGAGCACTTTCGGATCACGATCGAGAGGAACTACACCCACTACCGGCCCCGGGTTTTGGCAGTGATTGGGCCGGACTCCTCGCCGGCAGCGGTCTCTATGGCTTACATCCTGAGCCAGTTCCTCGTCCCGCAG ATTACCTACAGTGCGACCACCGAGGCCCTGAGCAACCCCAAGGTCTTCCCCGCTGCGTTCCGCACCATCCCGAGCACTGAGCAGCAGATCGCGGTGATGCTGAGGCTGCTGCGGCGGTTCAGGTGGAACTGGGTCATCGTGGTCTGCAGTGACGACGACTATGGCCAGCAGAACTGGCAGCTGCTGCGCTCCCAAGCCTCGTGGGCCTGCATCGCCTTCCAGGAGACGATCCCGGTGACGCGAGCCAAGCAGGACTCGCGTCCCTTCAAGGAGCGGCTCGAGGACATCGTCGCCAAGATCGCCCAGAGCTCGGCCAAGGTGGTGCTCGTCCTGACCTTGGAGCTGCCCCTTCAGAGCTTCTTCCAGGAGGTCATCCGGCAGAACGTCACCGAGTTGGTGTGGATCGCCTCGGAAGCCTGGGCCATCGACCCGGATCTGCACAACATGGCCGGCATCTCGAGCGTGGGCACCATTATGGGGGTCGCCGCCCAAAACACCCCTATCCCGGGGCTCAATGAGTTCCGCACCAGGTTGCCCTCCGGTTCGACAGAGGGCCCCGAGACACCGGCCGCCAGCCCGACGTGCAACCAGGTCTGCGACCAGTGTCTCGCGGTGGCCCGACTCTACGACGAGAACATCCGGGGGACGGGCGACCGCATTGACTTCAACGTCTACTCGGCTGTCTACGTGGTGGCTCACGCCTTGCACCGGCTGCTGGGCTGCACCAACATGGGGTGTCACAAGCGGACAGTTTACCCCTGGCAG CTGCTGAAAGAGGTGGGCCGGGTGAACTTCACCCTTCTGGACACCACCATCAACTTCGACGAGAAGGGAGACCCCCCCAATGGCTTCGAGGTCATTCAGTGGCAGTGGGACGTACCCGGCCTGCCTTTTAAGAAAATCGCCACCTATAATTCCCTGCTGGGCCAGCTTCATGTCTATGACAAAGAGATTGTTTGGCGCACGGAAAATAACACG GCCCCGGTGTCCATTTGTTCGGAACAATGTGGACCGGGCGAAAAGAAAAAACTGAACGGACAAAGCACTTGCTGTTTCCAGTGTGTGAAATGTGAAGCCGGGACCTTTCTCaataaaagtg ACAATTTCACCTGCCAGAACTGCCCCCTGGACATGTGGTCCAAAGACGGACAAGAAAAATGCTTCATGAGGCTCGTGACGTATCTCCACTGGAAGGATCCTGTGGCCGTTGCACTGATCCTCTGCTCTGTGCTGGGCGTCCTTGTCACCCTTGGGATCTTGGCCACTTTTGCTCGTCATTCTGACACGCCGGTGGTGAAATCTGCCGGGGGCAGTCTCTGCTTCCTCATGATCGCCTCCCTCCTCGTCGGCTTCTGCAGCATCCCCTTCTACATCGGCATGCCGACGGAGCTGAAATGCATCTGCCGCCAGACGGTCTTCAGCATCTGCTTCACCGTCTGCATCTCCTGCATCACCGTCCGCTCTTTCCAGATCATCTGCGCCTTCAAGATGGCCACCCAGCTGCCCAGGGCCTACGACGCGTGGATGAAATACAACGGGCAGAGGGTATTTATCGCCACTGTTTCTCTTGCGAAGGTCATCATCGTGGTCGTCAACATCACCTCCCACCAACCTGCACCGGTTGAACCGATGGTTAGCAGTGACCCAGCCACACTTATCCTGATCTGCAACCGCAGCTACAGATCCGCCATGGTCGTCAACAATGCTTTTGACATGATCCTGTCCTTCTTCTGTTTCGTTTTTGCCTACATGGGGAAAGCACTCCCCAAGAACTACAACGAGGCCAAGAACACCACCTTGTGCATGACCTGCTACTTCATCTCTTGGGTCTCCCTCTTCCTCGTCATATCCTTCTTTGAAGGGCTGGTGGTCACCGTCTTCGACGCGGCCATCGTGCTGTTCAACCTGTTCAGCATCTCTCTGGGCTACTTTGGCCTCAGGTGCTACGTGATCTTCTTCCACCCCGAACGGAACACGGCGGCTTTCTTCCAGACCGCCATCCAGAGCTACACCATGAGGCAGGACTAG